From the Oncorhynchus nerka isolate Pitt River linkage group LG20, Oner_Uvic_2.0, whole genome shotgun sequence genome, one window contains:
- the LOC115103056 gene encoding transient receptor potential cation channel subfamily A member 1, which translates to MQDNTYQSVVYGDDATQISDKIFEWALQGDSAELEKHSAHLGVRDHANASPLHYATSHGHISTIQLIVQLTGPDELSASDEEGNTSLHWAVQRTQRESCACLLDLGANPNILNRRLMSPLHMAVSLGHNTLIELLLSHSNTDANLEGDLGNTPVMLACCVDNHEALHLLFKYGARLCQQNKLGHYPIHAAAFAGAKKSMQMVLQKGEEVGYSIESHINYVDKSFSTPLHLAVRGGNLEVIKLCIEQGAKMDQQQCDKSTALHFACTQGATEAVKLMLSAHDRVCDVINLTDGTCQTPLHKTTIFDHVELAEYLISKGGDINAIDCKGHTPLLLATSCSAWKTVSLLLTHGANLKIKDKHGCNFLHLAILQPKGLTNLPPEFLKCSSVRELLDAEDNEGCTPMHYACRLGIPESVKNMLRLNVSLDQKSKQKKSALHFAAEYGRINTCHRLLESMTNTRLLNEGDERGMTPLHLASRGGHVIVVDLLLRKGALFHSDYKGWTCLHHAAAEGYSQTIIILLASNIKLLDKTDEDRNTALHLAAREGHVAAVTLLLDRGAQITLNKSDASFLHEAVLNGRKDAAIAVIHNERCAEAMLLFEVKSTKRCVVMDMIEFLPESFKHLLDTCVKESDDDINSTNYSIEYTFRWLQAPMHVIKLAKADKSFDFQPLTALNYMVKFNRIELLTHPVCKKYLEMKWNAYGMKVHLLNLAIYSLGLGPLTHIIHTLKPVLNTNVTNTTSPSSSVSMVTTSLDEQCYIITTCMFLILAMSLYAVGKELVQIVQQGSKYFYDVTNALDWGAAISSLLFVIPLLMDLKDTWHWEAGVVAVLLSWINFLLYFQRFERVGIYVVMFLEIAKTLISIIVLFFFLLLAFALAFYALILDHKLFENRASIPLVIMQTFVMMAGELNYQENVLKPFLGGILPFPYLTYCIFVMFTFAVPILLINLMIGLAVGDIAEVQANAELKQIGMQIELHTSLEEKMPYWLMKRVDQISLTEYPNRACDGKREMLFAMLGMAHERTTLNLTSHPPTPMEQEISKQKYRLKEMSNIIEKQHNLLKLIVQKMEISSEAEEHDGPQLFQGYRDKPLPCQSKWNPLLRALAARK; encoded by the exons TGGGCTCTACAAGGTGACTCGGCAGAGTTGGAAAAGCACTCAGCCCACCTGGGTGTCCGTGACCATGCCAATGCCAGCCCTCTGCACTATGCCACCTCACACGGGCACATTAGCACCATACAGCTCATTGTGCAGTTGACTGGTCCAGATG AACTGAGTGCCAGTGATGAGGAGGGCAACACGTCAttacactgggctgtgcagaggacccagagagagagctgtgcttGCCTTCTGGACCTGGGAGCCAACCCGAACATCCTCAACCGCCGCCTCATGTCTCCCCTACACATGGCTGTCAGCCTCGGACACAACACTCTCATCGAG TTATTGCTGTCTCACAGCAACACGGATGCCAACCTGGAGGGAGACCTGGGGAACACACCTGTAATGTTGGCCTGCTGTGTTGATAACCATGAAGCTCTCCATCTACTT TTTAAATATGGAGCCAGACTATGTCAACAGAACAAGCTGGGGCATTATCCCATTCACGCAGCAGCCTTTGCAGGGGCCAAGAAATCAATGCAGATGGTTCTTCAGAAAG GTGAGGAAGTAGGTTACTCAATTGAATCGCACATCAACTATGTGGACAAATCATTCAGTACTCCTCTTCATCTGGCCGTCCGTGGAGGCAACCTGGAGGTGATCAAACTCTGCATAGAACAGGGAGCTAAAATGGACCAACAACAG TGTGACAAATCCACAGCCCTCCACTTTGCCTGCACCCAGGGAGCAACCGAGGCCGTCAAACTCATGCTATCAGCACATGATAGAGTCTGTGATGTCATCAATCTCACAGATGGCACTTGCCAAACTCCACTGCATAA GACAACAATATTTGACCATGTTGAATTGGCTGAATACCTAATTTCAAAG GGCGGAGACATTAATGCCATTGACTGTAAGGGTCATACCCCACTGCTTTTGGCAACAAGTTGTAGCGCATGGAAAACAGTGAGCCTTCTTCTTACACATG GGGCTAATTTGAAAATAAAAGACAAACATGGCTGCAATTTCCTTCACCTTGCCATCTTGCAGCCTAAAGGTCTGACAAACCTTCCTCCAGAATTCTTAAAG TGCAGCAGTGTGAGAGAGCTCCTGGATGCAGAGGACAATGAGGGTTGTACTCCCATGCACTATGCCTGCAGACTGGGCATTCCAGAGTCAGTGAAGAACATGCTCAGACTGAACGTCTCACTGGACCAGAAGTCAAAGCAGAAGAAATCTGCACTGCATTTCGCAGCCGA GTATGGGAGGATAAACACCTGCCACAGACTCCTGGAGAGCATGACCAACACCAGACTGCTGaatgagggagatgagaggggaatgaCTCCCCTCCACCTGGCGTCCCGTGGCGGCCATGTTATAGTGGTGGACCTGCTGCTGCGGAAAGGAGCGCTGTTCCACAG TGATTATAAAGGTTGGACATGTCTACATCATGCTGCAGCAGAGGGATACAGCCAGACCATTATCATACTCCTGGCATCAAATATCAAACTGCTGGACAAAACAGATGAAGACAGG AACACAGCGTTACATCTGGCTGCCAGAGAGGGCCATGTGGCTGCAGTGACACTGCTACTGGACAGAGGGGCCCAGATAACGCTCAACAAGAGTGATGCCTCCTTCCTCCACGAAGCTGTTCTCAACGGCAGGAAAGACGCAGCCATCGCTGTCATCCACAATGAGAG ATGTGCTGAGGCTATGCTATTGTTCGAAGTGAAGTCAACTAAGCGATGCGTTGTCATGGACATGATAGAGTTCCTGCCAGAGTCATTCAAG CATCTTTTGGACACTTGTGTAAAGGAGTCAGATGATGACATAAATAGTACCAACTACTCT ATCGAGTACACTTTCAGATGGCTACAAGCTCCCATGCATGTCATTAAGCTTGCAAAAGCAGACAAAAGCTTTGACTTCCAGCCTCTCACTGCTCTGAAC TACATGGTGAAATTTAACCGCATAGAGCTTTTGACCCATCCTGTCTGCAAGAAGTATCTGGAAATGAAATG GAATGCCTATGGTATGAAAGTGCACCTGCTAAATCTGGCCATCTACTCACTTGGTCTGGGGCCTCTGACACACATCATTCATACACTGAAGCCTGTCCTCAACACCAATGTCACCAATACCACGTCACCATCATCATCAGTCAGCATGGTGACCACATCCCTTGACGAG CAATGCTACATAATCACCACATGCATGTTCCTGATTCTTGCCATGAGTCTGTACGCAGTTGGCAAGGAGCTTGTGCAGATAGTTCAGCAG GGTTCAAAGTACTTCTATGATGTGACCAATGCATTGGACTGGGGTGCTGCCATCAGTTCTCTGTTGTTTGTGATCCCTTTACTGATGGACCTGAAGGACACATGGCATTGGGAGGCTGGGGTAGTGGCAGTTCTTCTATCCTGGATAAACTTTCTGCTCTATTTCCAACG GTTTGAACGTGTTGGGATCTACGTGGTGATGTTTTTAGAGATTGCAAAAACTCTTATAAGCATCATTGTACTCTTCTTCTTCCTGCTGCTGGCATTTGCCTTGGCGTTCTATGCCCTGATTCTAGATCAT AAACTTTTTGAAAATAGAGCTAGCATACCGCTAGTAATCATGCAAACATTTGTCATGATGGCTGGAGAACTCAACTACCAAGAAAATGTCCTGAAGCCATTTCTGGGAGGGATTCTGCCGTTCCCATATTTGACCTACTGCATTTTTGTTATGTTCACATTTGCTGTGCCCATTCTCCTCATTAACCTAATG ATTGGTTTGGCTGTTGGTGACATAGCAGAGGTACAGGCGAATGCTGAGCTGAAGCAAATTGGAATGCAG ATTGAGCTTCACACTAGTCTGGAAGAGAAAATGCCATACTGGTTAATGAAGAGGGTTGATCAGATCTCACTCACTGAGTACCCTAACAGAGCCTGTGACGGAAAG AGAGAAATGTTATTTGCAATGCTGGGTATGGCGCATGAGAGAACCACTCTCAACCTCACCTCCCATCCACCTACACCTATGGAACAGGAAATCAGTAAACAGAAGT